In a single window of the Verrucomicrobiia bacterium genome:
- a CDS encoding LysR substrate-binding domain-containing protein: MELRHLRYFVAVAEAENVTRAALNLHVSQPGLSRQIRDLEEELGFLLLERSAKSVRLTDAGRAFLVESRAVLRRADEAVKAARVVASGQHEELNVGYAPMPTVSFLPPALRAFRKQFAGVRVKLHDLSPEEMLRGLHEGKLHLAFLVRPTRAMLRGLHFEEFVHDHLRLAVGRNHPLAKLRSVSVAQLKNQSLVAYSRKEYPEYHAYLRALFGGTKAHPPIVEEYDDGVGLVTALETGSGAAIMPQSLELTTGSRIKLIPIVPSPSLDSDDYFSPVMPIKNHQ, from the coding sequence ATGGAACTTCGTCATCTCCGTTATTTCGTAGCCGTGGCCGAGGCCGAAAACGTCACGCGCGCCGCGCTGAACCTTCATGTTTCGCAACCCGGATTGAGTCGGCAAATTCGCGATCTAGAGGAAGAACTCGGTTTTTTACTTTTGGAACGGAGCGCCAAATCCGTGCGCCTGACGGATGCGGGGCGGGCCTTTCTCGTCGAGTCGCGGGCGGTGTTGCGGCGGGCGGATGAAGCGGTCAAAGCGGCTCGGGTCGTTGCTTCGGGACAGCACGAGGAGTTAAACGTGGGTTACGCTCCAATGCCCACCGTAAGTTTCCTGCCGCCAGCCTTACGCGCATTCCGCAAGCAGTTCGCGGGAGTTCGGGTGAAGTTGCATGACCTTTCGCCGGAGGAAATGTTACGCGGACTCCACGAAGGCAAATTACACCTCGCTTTTCTCGTTCGTCCGACCCGCGCCATGCTGCGCGGTTTGCATTTCGAGGAGTTTGTCCATGATCACCTGCGGTTAGCGGTGGGAAGAAATCATCCGCTCGCCAAGCTCCGTTCGGTTTCAGTGGCGCAGCTCAAAAACCAATCGTTGGTGGCGTATAGTCGGAAAGAGTATCCCGAATATCATGCCTACCTCCGGGCATTGTTCGGCGGGACAAAAGCGCACCCGCCCATTGTGGAAGAATACGACGACGGAGTTGGCTTGGTGACGGCGTTGGAGACCGGCTCAGGTGCTGCGATCATGCCGCAAAGCCTGGAGTTAACGACGGGGTCGCGAATCAAACTCATTCCCATCGTTCCATCGCCCTCTCTGGACAGTGACGATTATTTTTCACCAGTAATGCCAATTAAAAATCACCAGTGA
- a CDS encoding right-handed parallel beta-helix repeat-containing protein has protein sequence MGKQLEDLEITQCVFAGDKVTSPNHLGILAHGSGIQVHHCVFYNAKLTVVFWTSGSRGHSMRNCFVHGAYGSGVWTSEIADDFEFRNNVIANGNYVWTYQSGASAGRDPDAGAQRSGSPTATEKQRVHYKVVNSLFAANKKMACSGTGANLGFKDIDASFIELINTKISDQPVTVELDETRKNFLHPVAGSEAAKIGVGLFLNSGT, from the coding sequence ATGGGCAAGCAGTTGGAGGACCTGGAAATCACGCAATGCGTTTTCGCCGGAGACAAGGTGACCAGTCCGAACCATCTCGGAATTCTCGCGCACGGCTCGGGCATCCAGGTCCACCACTGCGTCTTCTACAACGCGAAACTGACCGTGGTCTTCTGGACCAGCGGTAGTCGCGGGCACTCAATGCGAAACTGCTTCGTCCACGGCGCCTACGGGTCGGGCGTCTGGACGAGCGAGATCGCCGACGATTTCGAATTTCGGAACAACGTGATCGCCAACGGTAACTACGTGTGGACCTACCAGAGTGGTGCGTCGGCGGGACGCGACCCGGACGCCGGAGCACAAAGGAGCGGCTCGCCGACCGCGACCGAGAAACAGCGAGTGCATTACAAGGTCGTCAACAGCCTGTTCGCCGCGAACAAAAAGATGGCCTGCTCCGGCACGGGTGCGAACCTCGGGTTTAAGGACATTGATGCTTCTTTTATCGAACTCATCAACACCAAGATCTCGGACCAGCCTGTCACCGTCGAGCTTGACGAGACCAGGAAGAATTTCCTCCACCCGGTGGCCGGTTCGGAAGCAGCGAAGATCGGTGTGGGGCTGTTCCTGAACTCGGGCACATAA
- a CDS encoding NAD(P)-binding domain-containing protein, whose protein sequence is MLRQESWSFSESARVWNAAHMKNIAIIGSGNIGGNLARLFTSKHNVTLGSRNPEQSRLKLPGLTITDYTQAAKSANIVILAVPFSEVTAIAAKLGSLAGKILIDVTNPLTADFMALTIGHTTSAGEAIQAAFPQAHVVKAFNTVLAQVLAKAVSGAKSLPSVLVAGNHAAANAEVVQLAKDAGFSAFDTGAITNARYLEPLAALGIQLAYAKGHGGEVGFAFAAVN, encoded by the coding sequence ATGCTGAGGCAAGAATCATGGTCTTTCTCAGAGTCGGCACGGGTGTGGAATGCTGCTCACATGAAAAACATCGCAATCATCGGTTCGGGCAACATCGGCGGCAATCTCGCCCGCCTCTTTACCTCCAAACACAACGTCACTCTGGGATCGCGCAATCCCGAGCAGAGCCGCCTCAAACTCCCCGGCCTCACGATTACGGACTACACTCAAGCCGCCAAGTCTGCCAACATTGTAATTCTCGCGGTGCCGTTTTCTGAGGTCACTGCGATTGCCGCCAAGCTCGGCAGTCTCGCCGGAAAAATTCTCATTGATGTCACCAACCCACTCACGGCGGACTTTATGGCGCTGACCATTGGCCACACGACATCAGCAGGCGAAGCCATTCAGGCCGCCTTCCCTCAGGCGCACGTCGTCAAAGCTTTCAACACGGTGCTCGCTCAGGTGCTCGCGAAGGCAGTTTCCGGCGCGAAGTCGCTTCCGTCGGTTCTGGTCGCCGGCAATCATGCGGCGGCGAACGCCGAGGTCGTTCAACTGGCCAAGGATGCCGGCTTCAGCGCGTTTGACACTGGCGCAATCACCAATGCGCGTTACCTTGAACCTCTCGCCGCACTGGGAATTCAACTCGCCTACGCGAAGGGTCATGGCGGCGAAGTCGGTTTCGCGTTCGCAGCAGTCAACTAA
- a CDS encoding VOC family protein: MSSTEPSKPIDPGVSIGHVHLKVADLERALAFYCGVLGFELMQRFGSQAAFVSAGGYHHHIGLNTWESGGGAPPRQRATGLYHLAILYPTRAALADALHRVLAAGVELEGASDHGVSEAIYLRDPDRNGVELYWDKPKEQWPRTPDGGVAMFTRHLDLNGLTAESKQ, encoded by the coding sequence ATGAGCTCCACCGAACCATCCAAGCCAATCGACCCGGGCGTCTCGATTGGTCATGTGCATCTCAAGGTGGCCGACCTGGAGCGTGCGCTCGCGTTTTACTGTGGCGTGTTGGGCTTTGAACTGATGCAGCGATTCGGGTCGCAAGCTGCGTTTGTTTCTGCCGGCGGCTATCATCATCACATCGGGCTGAACACCTGGGAAAGCGGCGGCGGTGCGCCTCCACGGCAGAGAGCGACCGGGTTGTATCATCTGGCAATTCTATATCCCACGCGAGCGGCGCTCGCCGATGCGCTGCATCGCGTCCTCGCAGCGGGGGTCGAACTTGAGGGTGCGTCCGACCACGGCGTGAGCGAGGCCATCTACTTGCGCGACCCTGATCGCAACGGAGTAGAGCTATACTGGGACAAGCCGAAAGAACAGTGGCCGCGCACGCCGGACGGCGGCGTTGCGATGTTTACGCGCCATTTGGATCTCAATGGCCTGACCGCGGAATCCAAACAATGA